A region of Clostridium acetobutylicum ATCC 824 DNA encodes the following proteins:
- a CDS encoding 6-phospho-alpha-glucosidase, with protein MKKFSVVIAGGGSTFTPGIVLMLLDNMDKFPIRKLKFYDNDKERQAIVAGACEIILKEKAPEIEFLATTNPKEAFTDVDFVMAHIRVGKYAMRELDEKIPLKYGVVGQETCGPGGIAYGMRSIGGVIEILDYMEKYSPNAWMLNYSNPAAIVAEATRKLRPNSKILNICDMPIGIETRMAEILGLESRKEMTVKYYGLNHFGWWSDIRDKDGNDLMPKLKEHVKKYGYVAENGDTQHTDASWNDTFAKAKDVYAVDPSTLPNTYLKYYLFPDYVVEHSNKEYTRANEVMDGREKFVFGECKKVIENQSTKGCKMEIDEHASYIVDLARAISYNTHERMLLIVPNNGSIENFDSTGMVEIPCIVGSNGPEPLTMGKIPQFQKGLMEQQVSVEKLVVEAWKEKSYQKLWQAITLSRTVPSAKVAKQILDELIEVNKDYWPELN; from the coding sequence ATGAAAAAATTTTCAGTTGTAATAGCAGGTGGAGGAAGTACTTTTACACCAGGAATAGTATTAATGTTATTGGACAATATGGATAAATTCCCTATAAGAAAGCTTAAATTTTATGACAATGATAAAGAAAGACAAGCGATAGTAGCTGGAGCTTGTGAGATAATATTAAAAGAAAAGGCACCAGAAATAGAATTCCTTGCAACAACAAATCCAAAGGAAGCATTTACAGATGTTGATTTTGTTATGGCTCATATAAGAGTTGGTAAATATGCAATGCGTGAATTAGATGAAAAAATTCCATTAAAGTATGGAGTGGTTGGTCAAGAAACTTGTGGACCAGGAGGAATAGCTTATGGAATGAGATCTATAGGTGGAGTTATTGAAATTCTTGATTATATGGAGAAATATTCACCAAATGCATGGATGCTAAATTACTCCAATCCGGCAGCAATAGTTGCAGAGGCAACAAGAAAACTAAGACCTAATTCTAAAATATTAAACATCTGTGATATGCCTATAGGAATAGAAACAAGGATGGCAGAAATATTGGGATTAGAGTCAAGAAAAGAAATGACAGTTAAGTATTATGGACTTAACCACTTCGGGTGGTGGTCAGATATACGTGATAAAGATGGCAATGATTTAATGCCAAAGTTAAAGGAACACGTTAAAAAGTATGGTTATGTAGCTGAAAATGGGGATACTCAACACACTGATGCTAGTTGGAACGATACTTTTGCTAAAGCTAAAGATGTATATGCAGTAGATCCAAGTACATTGCCAAACACTTATTTAAAATATTATTTATTTCCAGATTATGTAGTTGAACATTCTAATAAAGAATATACAAGAGCAAATGAAGTGATGGATGGGCGTGAAAAATTTGTATTCGGTGAATGTAAAAAAGTTATAGAAAATCAGTCTACAAAAGGTTGTAAAATGGAGATAGATGAACATGCTTCTTATATAGTTGATTTAGCAAGAGCAATTTCATATAACACACATGAAAGAATGTTATTGATAGTACCTAATAATGGATCAATTGAAAACTTTGACTCTACAGGTATGGTAGAAATACCTTGTATAGTTGGAAGTAATGGACCAGAGCCATTAACAATGGGAAAAATCCCTCAATTTCAAAAGGGCTTGATGGAACAACAAGTTTCTGTAGAGAAATTAGTAGTTGAGGCATGGAAAGAAAAATCATATCAAAAGTTATGGCAGGCTATAACCCTTTCTAGGACCGTTCCTAGTGCAAAAGTTGCTAAACAAATACTAGATGAGTTAATAGAAGTAAATAAAGATTACTGGCCAGAATTAAATTAA
- the ppsA gene encoding phosphoenolpyruvate synthase, which translates to MNSYVLGFKEIDKTKISMVGGKGANLGELSRVAGILIPEGFCVTTEAYKKIIEKSKEFNELLDELSCLRLEDGEKVYEVSKKIRMVIERISIPKDIVEEIDVYLTRLGEKDAYAVRSSATAEDLPTASFAGQQDTYLNIIGKKSILEHISKCWASLFTDRAVIYRLQNGFDHRKVYISVVIQKMIFPKAAGILFTADPVNSNRKVLSIDASFGLGEALVSGLVNADMYKVLSGKITDKKVSKKKLAIYASKDGGTKAQELEIEKQNKQVLTEEQILQLEHIGRSIEEHFSFPQDIEWCLNQDTFYILQSRPITTLYPIPKANDEENHVYISVGHQQMMTDPLKPLGMSLYELTSFGNRFKAGGRLFFDVTQMLASKDSRKMLLNNMEQHDPLMKDALVTIIERDFIKALPSDNGNQSKSNKGVSAGESENQIENNPTIVSDLINKNQASIEELKENIKTKSGLELIDFIRTDVEELKKILSDPQSSAVFMTAINASHWINEKMRDWLGEKNAADILSQSVPNNITSKMGLELLEIADVIRPYPEIIDYLQHVKDDNFLEEIVKFNGGHEVKNAILSYLSKYGMRCSGEIDITRTRLSEKPITLVPMILNNIKNFETGAANIKFQQGKQKALEKEQELLERLKQLPDGEQKAKETKRMIKLIRNFIGYREYPKYGMVNRYFIYKQALMKEAEKLANIGAIHEKEDIYYLTFEELREVIRTKKVDYSIINKRKNEHKLYEKLIPPRVITSDGEIVEGEYKRENVPEGAIIGLSVSSGVIEGRARVILNMEDANLEAGDILVTSFTDPSWTPLFVSIKGLVTEVGGLMTHGAVIAREYGLPAVIGVENATKLIKDGQQIRVNGTEGYVEIL; encoded by the coding sequence ATGAATTCATATGTGCTTGGTTTTAAGGAAATTGATAAAACAAAGATTTCCATGGTTGGAGGTAAAGGCGCAAATCTAGGGGAACTATCTAGGGTTGCAGGAATTTTAATACCGGAAGGCTTTTGTGTTACTACAGAAGCATACAAGAAGATAATTGAAAAAAGTAAGGAATTTAATGAGTTGTTAGACGAATTATCATGTCTTAGACTGGAGGATGGGGAAAAAGTTTATGAAGTTAGCAAGAAAATTCGTATGGTCATTGAAAGAATATCCATTCCTAAAGATATAGTAGAAGAGATTGATGTGTATCTCACAAGGTTAGGTGAAAAAGATGCATATGCTGTACGTTCCAGTGCAACTGCAGAGGATTTGCCGACAGCATCCTTTGCCGGACAGCAGGATACATATTTAAATATTATTGGTAAAAAGTCAATTTTAGAACATATCAGTAAGTGCTGGGCATCTCTATTTACTGACAGGGCAGTAATTTATCGTCTTCAAAATGGCTTCGACCACCGAAAAGTCTATATATCTGTGGTTATTCAAAAGATGATATTTCCAAAGGCAGCAGGGATTTTGTTTACGGCTGATCCTGTGAATTCTAATAGGAAGGTGTTATCTATTGATGCAAGCTTTGGTCTTGGTGAAGCTTTAGTTTCTGGGTTGGTGAATGCTGATATGTATAAGGTGCTGAGTGGTAAGATTACCGATAAGAAGGTATCTAAAAAGAAACTAGCTATTTATGCTTCAAAAGATGGTGGTACAAAAGCACAAGAGCTTGAGATTGAAAAACAAAATAAGCAAGTGTTGACAGAAGAGCAGATTTTACAGTTGGAGCATATTGGCAGAAGCATTGAGGAACATTTTAGCTTTCCTCAGGATATAGAGTGGTGTTTAAATCAAGATACATTTTATATTCTTCAGAGTCGTCCAATTACTACTTTATATCCAATTCCTAAAGCAAATGATGAAGAAAATCATGTATATATATCTGTGGGTCATCAGCAAATGATGACAGATCCCCTGAAACCACTTGGAATGTCTTTATATGAGTTAACATCATTTGGGAACAGATTTAAAGCTGGTGGAAGGTTATTTTTTGATGTTACACAAATGTTGGCTTCAAAGGATAGCAGAAAAATGTTATTAAATAATATGGAACAACACGATCCTCTCATGAAAGATGCATTAGTTACCATAATAGAACGAGATTTTATAAAAGCTTTACCAAGTGATAATGGGAATCAAAGTAAAAGCAATAAAGGAGTATCAGCAGGAGAGTCAGAGAATCAAATTGAAAACAACCCGACAATTGTTTCTGATTTAATTAATAAGAATCAAGCATCTATAGAAGAGCTAAAAGAAAACATAAAAACAAAATCGGGATTAGAGTTAATTGATTTTATTCGAACAGATGTAGAGGAGTTAAAGAAAATTTTATCCGACCCACAAAGTTCAGCTGTATTTATGACTGCTATAAATGCTTCACATTGGATAAATGAAAAAATGAGGGATTGGTTGGGTGAAAAAAATGCAGCAGATATTCTTTCTCAATCTGTACCAAACAATATTACTTCAAAAATGGGTTTGGAGCTACTAGAGATTGCAGATGTGATTCGCCCTTATCCGGAAATAATAGACTATTTACAACATGTAAAGGATGATAACTTTTTGGAGGAAATAGTTAAATTTAATGGTGGTCATGAGGTTAAGAATGCAATTTTGTCTTATCTTAGCAAATACGGAATGAGATGCAGCGGAGAAATTGATATAACCAGAACACGTTTAAGTGAAAAACCAATTACACTTGTTCCTATGATTCTTAATAATATAAAAAACTTTGAGACTGGTGCAGCAAATATAAAATTTCAGCAAGGAAAACAGAAAGCTTTAGAAAAGGAACAAGAGTTATTGGAAAGGTTAAAACAATTACCGGATGGTGAACAAAAGGCAAAAGAGACAAAACGAATGATTAAGCTAATTCGAAATTTTATAGGTTATCGCGAATATCCTAAATACGGAATGGTTAATCGCTACTTCATTTATAAGCAGGCTTTGATGAAAGAAGCTGAAAAACTTGCAAATATAGGTGCTATTCATGAAAAAGAAGATATTTACTATCTTACATTTGAAGAACTTAGGGAAGTTATACGCACAAAAAAAGTGGATTACAGTATAATAAATAAACGAAAAAATGAGCACAAATTATATGAAAAACTAATACCACCACGTGTTATAACTTCTGATGGTGAAATTGTTGAAGGTGAATACAAAAGAGAAAATGTACCAGAGGGAGCTATTATAGGATTATCGGTTTCTTCTGGAGTTATAGAAGGGCGTGCGCGTGTCATTTTAAATATGGAAGATGCAAATCTAGAGGCAGGAGACATATTAGTAACTTCATTTACTGATCCAAGCTGGACACCTCTATTTGTATCCATAAAGGGTTTAGTAACTGAAGTTGGTGGATTGATGACACATGGAGCGGTTATTGCACGTGAGTATGGTTTACCAGCAGTTATAGGAGTGGAGAATGCCACAAAATTAATAAAAGATGGGCAGCAAATTCGTGTGAATGGAACAGAAGGATATGTAGAAATACTATAA
- a CDS encoding MBL fold metallo-hydrolase has protein sequence MKLKVLVDNNTYIDQYYLGEPAVSYYIEDESTKLLLDVGYSDIFIKNASALDVDLKNIDTIVISHGHDDHTRGLKYYFEQSSVGEISIIAHKDAFKEKIKDKLKICSPILQEELREKCNLILSKEPKKVSENLIFLGKIPKINNFENRKSIGKQVDGGKLVDDYVMDDTALAYKSKNGIYIITGCSHSGICNIVEYAKQVCRDNRVIGIIGGFHLFEVNEQVQKTIDYLVQNNIKELYPCHCTSFLVRAEIHKKLPVKEVGVGLEINW, from the coding sequence ATGAAATTAAAAGTTTTAGTAGATAATAATACATATATTGACCAATATTATTTAGGTGAACCTGCTGTTTCATATTATATTGAAGACGAAAGTACTAAGCTATTATTAGATGTTGGATATTCTGATATATTTATTAAAAATGCCAGTGCGTTAGATGTAGATTTGAAAAATATAGATACTATTGTCATTTCACATGGTCATGATGATCATACAAGAGGGTTAAAATACTATTTTGAACAAAGTAGTGTAGGTGAGATCTCTATAATTGCTCATAAGGATGCATTTAAAGAAAAAATAAAGGATAAATTGAAAATATGTTCTCCTATTTTACAGGAGGAACTAAGAGAAAAATGTAATTTGATTTTATCGAAAGAACCTAAGAAAGTTAGTGAAAACTTAATATTTTTAGGGAAAATACCTAAGATAAATAATTTTGAAAATAGAAAATCCATAGGAAAACAAGTTGATGGTGGAAAATTAGTAGACGATTATGTAATGGATGATACAGCGCTGGCATATAAAAGTAAAAACGGTATTTATATTATTACAGGATGTTCTCACAGTGGTATTTGCAATATTGTAGAATATGCAAAGCAAGTTTGCAGGGATAACAGAGTTATAGGAATCATAGGTGGGTTTCATTTATTTGAAGTAAATGAGCAAGTGCAGAAAACCATAGATTATCTAGTACAAAATAATATAAAAGAGTTATATCCTTGTCATTGTACCTCGTTTTTAGTTAGAGCAGAAATACATAAAAAGTTGCCTGTAAAAGAAGTTGGAGTAGGACTAGAAATTAACTGGTAA
- a CDS encoding SDR family NAD(P)-dependent oxidoreductase has translation MNLTGNTILITGGATGIGLELTKQFVELGNEVIICGRRESRLKEAKKAIPSIHTIVCDVASSQSREELMNEIKKNYSNINILINNAGMQQDVDLTKGIEDLVKDNLIEVDINLKAPIYLAGMFVEHFKERKLKSTIINVSSGLGFVPMARVPIYCATKAAMHSYTLSLRHQLKDLGIEVIEVVPPAVVSELNSSARAKLGTNDFSVPTKDFVAGVIDGLKENRKEIGYGTSENFIKASRNDLDIAFERMNNR, from the coding sequence ATGAATTTAACTGGAAACACAATACTTATAACTGGTGGAGCTACAGGTATAGGATTAGAGCTGACAAAGCAATTTGTTGAATTGGGAAACGAAGTAATCATTTGTGGTAGACGTGAATCTAGATTAAAGGAAGCAAAAAAAGCTATACCTTCAATACATACTATAGTTTGCGATGTGGCATCATCACAAAGTAGAGAAGAATTAATGAACGAGATAAAGAAAAATTATTCTAATATAAATATTTTAATTAACAATGCTGGGATGCAGCAAGATGTAGATTTGACAAAGGGAATAGAAGACCTCGTTAAAGATAATTTAATAGAAGTTGATATAAATCTAAAAGCTCCAATATATTTGGCAGGTATGTTTGTGGAACATTTTAAGGAAAGAAAACTGAAAAGCACAATAATAAATGTATCTTCAGGGCTGGGTTTTGTGCCAATGGCTAGGGTGCCAATTTATTGTGCAACTAAGGCTGCAATGCATTCTTATACTTTGTCCTTAAGACATCAGCTTAAGGATTTAGGAATAGAAGTTATTGAAGTTGTACCGCCTGCAGTTGTATCTGAACTAAATAGCAGCGCAAGAGCAAAACTTGGTACAAATGATTTCTCAGTACCTACTAAAGATTTTGTGGCAGGTGTAATAGATGGTCTAAAAGAAAATAGAAAGGAAATAGGATATGGGACTTCTGAAAACTTTATTAAGGCGTCAAGAAACGACTTGGATATAGCATTTGAAAGAATGAATAATAGATAA
- a CDS encoding SGNH/GDSL hydrolase family protein — protein MRKKFSFLLIIFMMLLNVNFTVKAASFGYGSLKTSETSSNVLFIGRFDTSDPAGPKFAWSNSTIKANFNGTGISVNLKSSGDNWFNVIIDGIVKMPVNVTSSNSSPIVLAEGLTNGKHTVELVKRTEASVGEVQFLGFIVDGGELISPPQPLQKRIMFIGDSITCGYGNEGKSQYQSFTTKNENAYLSYGAITSRLLRAEPMTICWSGKGLIRNSGGNTTDLMPDLYQRILPYTSTPLWDTNRWVPQVVVINLCTNDFSIGIPDRTTFVTAYSTFIDRIRSQYPTAHIYCAVGPMLNGDNLKSARDYINSAVEMKNSSGDQKVHFIEFPVQDSANGYGEDWHPTVKTHELMAVQLYKAIKADLGW, from the coding sequence ATGAGAAAAAAGTTTAGTTTTTTATTAATTATTTTTATGATGCTTCTAAACGTAAATTTTACAGTTAAAGCTGCTTCTTTTGGTTATGGTAGTTTGAAAACATCAGAAACTTCATCTAATGTTTTATTCATCGGTCGTTTTGATACAAGCGATCCTGCTGGTCCAAAGTTTGCATGGAGTAACAGTACCATAAAGGCAAATTTTAATGGTACAGGAATAAGTGTAAATTTAAAATCTTCAGGAGACAATTGGTTTAATGTTATAATTGATGGAATAGTAAAGATGCCAGTTAATGTAACTTCAAGTAACTCATCACCTATTGTATTAGCAGAGGGACTTACAAATGGAAAACATACAGTAGAATTGGTTAAGAGAACTGAAGCGTCAGTTGGAGAAGTTCAATTTTTAGGTTTTATTGTTGATGGTGGAGAATTAATTTCACCTCCGCAACCTTTACAAAAAAGAATAATGTTTATTGGGGATTCAATTACCTGTGGATATGGAAATGAAGGTAAAAGTCAATATCAATCCTTTACGACAAAAAATGAAAATGCATATCTTTCCTATGGTGCCATAACCTCTAGACTTTTAAGAGCTGAACCTATGACTATTTGTTGGTCAGGAAAAGGTTTAATTAGAAATTCTGGAGGAAACACAACTGATTTAATGCCTGATTTGTACCAAAGAATATTGCCGTATACATCAACACCTCTTTGGGATACGAACAGATGGGTACCTCAAGTGGTTGTAATTAATTTATGTACAAATGACTTTAGTATAGGTATTCCAGATAGGACAACTTTTGTTACAGCCTATTCAACATTTATAGATCGTATTCGCAGTCAATATCCTACTGCACATATATACTGTGCAGTAGGACCTATGTTAAATGGAGATAACCTAAAAAGTGCAAGGGATTATATTAATAGTGCTGTAGAGATGAAAAATTCTTCAGGAGATCAAAAGGTTCATTTTATTGAGTTTCCAGTGCAGGATTCTGCAAATGGATATGGTGAGGACTGGCATCCTACCGTAAAAACTCATGAATTGATGGCTGTTCAGCTTTATAAAGCAATTAAAGCTGATTTAGGTTGGTAA